A single region of the Salicibibacter cibi genome encodes:
- a CDS encoding crotonase/enoyl-CoA hydratase family protein has product MDETIKVDVSNKIMTITLNRPDKLNAYNRQMQNDFMHALDRADSDDEVRVVIVTGEGRAFCAGADLEKGGETFGFEDSIEEHRDGGGILALRIYELKKPIIAAINGPAVGIGATMTLPMDVRIASDKAKMGFVFARRGITQEACSGWFLPRIVGISQAMEWVSTGRIFKAEEALETGLVSKVVPPEELMDTAVSLGREIADNTSAISVALSRQLMWKMMGADHPMEAHKIESKYLYWVGKREDAREGINSFLEKREPNFNMKPSTDMPEFYPWWEERTFKS; this is encoded by the coding sequence ATGGATGAGACGATCAAGGTTGATGTCAGTAACAAGATTATGACGATCACCCTGAATCGCCCGGACAAGTTAAATGCATATAATCGTCAAATGCAAAACGACTTCATGCACGCACTGGACCGTGCAGATTCGGATGATGAGGTTAGAGTTGTCATCGTAACGGGTGAAGGCAGAGCTTTTTGTGCCGGAGCTGATTTGGAAAAAGGCGGCGAGACGTTCGGTTTCGAAGACTCGATCGAAGAACACCGTGATGGCGGCGGGATATTGGCATTGCGCATTTATGAATTAAAAAAACCGATTATCGCCGCAATTAATGGACCTGCAGTTGGTATAGGCGCAACAATGACACTTCCGATGGATGTTCGTATTGCTTCTGATAAAGCAAAAATGGGATTTGTTTTTGCAAGACGGGGGATCACGCAAGAAGCATGTAGCGGGTGGTTTTTACCACGTATTGTCGGCATCAGCCAAGCGATGGAGTGGGTCTCTACAGGGAGGATTTTTAAGGCAGAAGAGGCGTTGGAAACAGGACTGGTCAGTAAGGTAGTTCCTCCTGAAGAACTTATGGATACAGCTGTGTCGCTAGGCAGAGAAATAGCGGATAACACCTCTGCCATTTCAGTAGCGCTTTCCAGACAATTAATGTGGAAAATGATGGGTGCCGATCATCCAATGGAAGCGCACAAAATTGAATCGAAGTATCTCTATTGGGTTGGCAAACGGGAGGACGCACGGGAAGGTATTAACTCTTTTCTTGAAAAACGTGAACCGAATTTTAATATGAAACCGAGCACAGACATGCCGGAATTTTATCCATGGTGGGAAGAACGTACGTTTAAAAGCTGA